In Bacillus sp. KH172YL63, one genomic interval encodes:
- a CDS encoding pre-toxin TG domain-containing protein, whose amino-acid sequence MWDYVSSGDIFSDAKQSTIDKFHYVLDGGMWKDTKSTARYLFSKNAWSDVKSGLSSTWKYTKNIGSYLFSKQAVKDAYQYVTSGEILMDYMEDFESFATGVNPETQQKVSGMERIIAAGSIVFKPIKALDKIDKVGKAADKAKMLAKVEERKGIKRKKTVANINPKYVTAIDNKVTVKEKDHLPEWLKETFTDSQYRTVITNENITVYRTYGGKANPKGAFATTTPASNRINSKIDSALLPEWKNNREYEAVIEIPKGTELNIGKVEK is encoded by the coding sequence ATGTGGGATTATGTCTCTTCTGGAGATATCTTCAGCGATGCCAAACAATCCACCATAGACAAATTTCACTATGTCTTGGACGGAGGAATGTGGAAGGATACAAAAAGTACAGCACGCTACCTCTTTTCCAAAAACGCCTGGAGTGATGTGAAAAGCGGGTTATCCTCCACATGGAAATACACCAAGAACATCGGAAGTTACCTCTTCTCCAAACAAGCGGTCAAAGACGCCTATCAATATGTCACTTCGGGTGAGATCCTCATGGATTACATGGAAGACTTTGAAAGCTTCGCGACAGGCGTCAACCCGGAAACCCAACAAAAAGTCTCAGGCATGGAACGAATCATCGCAGCCGGTAGCATCGTCTTCAAACCGATTAAAGCTCTTGATAAAATAGACAAAGTCGGGAAAGCAGCGGATAAGGCGAAGATGTTGGCGAAGGTGGAGGAACGTAAGGGTATTAAAAGAAAAAAAACAGTTGCTAACATCAATCCAAAGTATGTAACTGCAATTGATAACAAAGTAACAGTAAAAGAAAAAGATCATTTACCTGAATGGCTCAAGGAGACTTTTACAGATTCTCAATATAGAACAGTAATTACAAATGAAAACATAACAGTCTATAGAACTTACGGCGGAAAGGCAAATCCTAAGGGAGCTTTTGCTACTACAACTCCTGCATCGAATAGAATTAATAGTAAGATAGATTCAGCACTATTACCGGAATGGAAGAATAATAGAGAGTATGAAGC